From Acinetobacter lwoffii, a single genomic window includes:
- a CDS encoding terminase, with protein sequence MTYAIEDIAPLIKEWTINTRLPEIIEEMKRRYYYRMLIEQNELSREAEIYKCKNDPAHWFNHWVWTYDPRGMPFGLPANIPFVLRPGQVELVDWLLERESTQTHGLIEKSRDEGMSYVVLGFYLHRWLFVEGFAGGVGSRKEDLVDKKGDPKTLLHKFRDMFSKLPGWMKPKGFVEKVHDNYMRIINPDNGATVTGEAGDNIGRGGRTTMYFLDEWAFVERQEAVDAAISQNTNVHIKGSTPNGIGDKFHQDRFSGRYAVFTMAWRDNPDKNWQVEFNGKLIHPWYEKQLATLDDIVLAQEVDIDYAASVEGVLIPSAWVQAAVDAHLELDIQPSGERMGALDVADEGKDKNSFAARHGIVLQYLDTWSGVGDDIFGTTQKAIDACLDLRLNSFYYDADGLGAGVRGDARVINEQNRSKGIPEIEANPFRGSGAVHNPEQEMVEARKNVDFFANLKAQMWWSLRIRFQNTYRALQGMQYDPDNLISLSTKDINRQELEQLKRELSQPTYTKNGAGKILVNKQPDGALSPNRADGVMICFSDIKSPERLRPGGGGSRSF encoded by the coding sequence ATGACTTATGCAATCGAAGATATAGCGCCACTGATTAAAGAGTGGACAATCAATACACGTCTACCTGAAATCATTGAAGAAATGAAACGGCGCTATTACTACCGGATGCTGATAGAGCAGAATGAACTAAGTCGAGAGGCTGAAATCTACAAATGTAAGAATGATCCGGCTCATTGGTTTAATCACTGGGTATGGACTTATGATCCACGGGGCATGCCTTTTGGACTGCCGGCGAATATTCCTTTTGTTTTACGTCCTGGTCAGGTTGAGCTTGTTGATTGGCTATTAGAGCGTGAAAGCACCCAGACACACGGCTTAATTGAAAAAAGTCGTGATGAGGGTATGAGTTACGTTGTACTTGGTTTTTATCTGCACCGATGGCTATTTGTTGAAGGCTTTGCAGGTGGTGTGGGTAGTCGTAAGGAGGATCTGGTCGATAAGAAAGGTGATCCGAAAACGTTGCTGCATAAGTTTCGGGATATGTTTTCCAAGCTACCAGGCTGGATGAAGCCTAAAGGCTTTGTCGAAAAAGTGCATGACAACTATATGCGGATCATTAATCCAGACAACGGCGCAACGGTTACGGGTGAGGCTGGTGACAATATTGGCCGTGGTGGTCGTACCACAATGTACTTTCTGGATGAATGGGCATTCGTAGAGCGTCAAGAAGCAGTAGACGCTGCAATTTCTCAAAACACTAATGTGCACATCAAGGGATCCACACCAAATGGTATTGGGGATAAGTTTCACCAAGATCGTTTTAGTGGGCGTTACGCCGTTTTCACCATGGCATGGCGTGATAACCCAGATAAGAACTGGCAGGTCGAATTTAATGGCAAACTAATCCACCCCTGGTATGAAAAACAATTGGCCACACTAGACGATATCGTTCTAGCTCAAGAAGTTGATATTGACTACGCCGCGTCGGTAGAAGGTGTGTTGATTCCATCTGCATGGGTACAGGCTGCAGTCGATGCTCATCTTGAATTGGATATTCAGCCGTCAGGCGAACGTATGGGTGCTCTTGATGTGGCAGATGAGGGTAAGGATAAGAACTCCTTTGCTGCACGTCATGGCATCGTACTGCAGTATTTGGATACCTGGTCTGGTGTTGGTGATGACATTTTTGGCACGACTCAGAAAGCTATTGATGCTTGTCTTGATCTACGTTTGAACTCGTTTTATTACGATGCCGATGGTCTTGGTGCTGGTGTACGTGGTGATGCCCGAGTCATTAATGAGCAAAACAGATCCAAAGGTATTCCGGAGATTGAAGCAAATCCATTCCGTGGCTCAGGTGCAGTTCATAACCCAGAGCAGGAAATGGTTGAGGCGCGTAAAAACGTAGACTTCTTTGCCAATCTCAAGGCTCAGATGTGGTGGTCGTTGCGTATTAGATTTCAGAATACTTATCGAGCCTTACAAGGTATGCAATATGACCCAGACAATCTTATTTCGCTCTCTACCAAAGACATAAACAGACAGGAGCTTGAGCAACTCAAACGAGAGTTATCACAACCCACTTATACAAAAAATGGTGCAGGCAAAATCCTAGTCAATAAGCAACCGGACGGAGCCTTGTCTCCAAACCGAGCAGACGGCGTCATGATTTGCTTTAGTGATATCAAGTCGCCTGAACGCTTAAGGCCGGGTGGAGGTGGCTCACGTAGTTTCTAA
- a CDS encoding gp436 family protein, with translation MYATEADLVARFGIHEMENLEVMQSTSDAVESALQDAAEEIDSYIAVRYELPLPSIPSTLKRVACNIARYRLYFQRPTEEIENRYKAEIDFLKRVADGKAILNILNIENQVTDEKPVNKPSTAPIGTSYTGGVFGDATLDMMPSMK, from the coding sequence ATGTACGCGACTGAAGCAGATTTGGTAGCTCGGTTTGGTATACATGAGATGGAAAATTTAGAAGTAATGCAATCAACTAGTGATGCAGTTGAAAGTGCATTACAGGATGCTGCAGAGGAAATTGATAGCTATATCGCTGTTAGATATGAGCTGCCCTTACCAAGTATTCCAAGCACATTAAAACGAGTAGCGTGCAACATTGCACGCTACCGTCTTTATTTTCAGCGACCCACGGAAGAAATTGAGAACCGCTATAAAGCAGAGATTGATTTTCTAAAGCGGGTAGCTGATGGTAAAGCTATTCTAAATATCCTTAATATTGAAAACCAAGTGACTGATGAAAAGCCAGTAAATAAACCATCAACAGCACCCATCGGCACAAGTTACACCGGTGGCGTATTTGGTGATGCCACTTTAGACATGATGCCTAGCATGAAGTGA
- a CDS encoding ATP-binding protein — translation MNAAALLGSKIQISSEYCDRHQMQKVQLGNQSICKQCASEILNQAHQDHAASVNQMVREKHFEGAKLPGRHANSGFKEYITTNDGQKHAKAQCVKFTKDFLEGITRNLIMVGRTGTGKTHLACAVARNVLEARKYARYVTSEDMANEIANAWKKADDNEANAIWRYTDYDLLILDEYGLHDRHENRLQLVHKVLYARYDAGKPTMLISNMTKDDLATDLGDRLWSRFQHDGLAVVECNWMDRRVGGGV, via the coding sequence ATGAATGCAGCAGCTCTACTTGGTTCAAAAATTCAGATCAGCTCTGAATACTGTGACCGCCACCAGATGCAAAAAGTTCAACTGGGTAACCAGTCAATTTGCAAACAGTGTGCATCTGAAATCTTAAATCAGGCCCATCAGGATCATGCAGCCTCTGTCAATCAGATGGTTCGTGAAAAGCATTTTGAAGGCGCGAAGTTACCAGGTCGTCATGCAAACAGTGGTTTTAAGGAATACATCACCACTAACGACGGCCAGAAACATGCCAAAGCTCAGTGTGTGAAATTCACTAAAGACTTTCTGGAAGGCATCACTCGCAATCTGATTATGGTGGGTCGTACTGGTACTGGAAAAACCCATTTGGCATGCGCAGTCGCTCGCAACGTTCTGGAGGCGCGTAAATACGCCCGCTACGTCACTTCTGAAGATATGGCTAATGAGATTGCCAACGCTTGGAAAAAAGCCGATGACAACGAAGCCAACGCAATCTGGCGCTATACCGATTATGACCTTCTGATTCTGGATGAATATGGATTGCATGATCGCCATGAAAACCGCCTGCAACTGGTTCACAAGGTTTTATATGCGCGTTATGACGCAGGTAAGCCGACCATGCTGATTTCAAATATGACCAAGGATGATTTGGCGACTGATTTGGGTGATCGACTATGGTCCCGGTTCCAGCATGACGGATTGGCTGTGGTTGAGTGCAATTGGATGGATCGGCGTGTAGGGGGTGGGGTGTGA
- a CDS encoding DUF2280 domain-containing protein, which yields MAALKEPVKMFIVQSLACFETPQQVADAVEEIYKIKIDRKQCHSYDPTKYAGRNLSKKLKDLFEQTRKEFRENIDDIAIANKAFRLRELQKMYEDSGKNKRAKQNLLKQAFQETDGRVTKQEITGLDGGPIQQETKNLPQYTPEQLAGMTAQELSRLAINGKL from the coding sequence ATGGCAGCATTAAAAGAGCCTGTAAAAATGTTTATAGTTCAGTCTCTTGCTTGCTTTGAAACCCCTCAACAAGTAGCAGACGCGGTAGAAGAAATATATAAGATCAAGATTGATCGAAAACAATGTCACAGTTATGACCCGACAAAATATGCAGGTCGTAATCTCAGTAAAAAGTTAAAGGATTTATTTGAGCAAACTCGCAAAGAGTTTCGTGAAAATATTGATGATATTGCGATTGCTAACAAGGCGTTTCGTTTACGTGAGCTTCAGAAGATGTATGAAGATTCTGGAAAAAATAAACGGGCAAAACAAAATCTGCTGAAACAGGCATTCCAAGAAACTGATGGTCGTGTGACAAAGCAGGAAATCACTGGTCTAGACGGCGGACCTATTCAGCAAGAAACTAAAAATCTTCCTCAATATACACCTGAACAGCTTGCTGGCATGACGGCGCAAGAGCTTTCGCGTTTAGCAATAAATGGCAAGTTATGA
- a CDS encoding phage virion morphogenesis protein, producing the protein MAFAITIRADSSPIEAVLNQLGNFDSLKNQLFDEIGAGLVNSIQHRFLTGTGVDGNPWKISWRAKLQGRDGVGVGETLRDTGRLMNSYTHNVLSSGVEVGTDVAYAPHLHYGATILPKNGQYITFAVGGQYRKVKQSVLPPRTQLGINAEDEVMILDIVGSFIDEHLLRGT; encoded by the coding sequence ATGGCTTTTGCAATAACCATTCGAGCTGATAGCTCACCTATTGAAGCAGTGCTTAACCAATTAGGTAACTTTGATTCACTGAAGAACCAGTTGTTTGATGAGATTGGTGCAGGGCTTGTGAATAGTATTCAGCATCGGTTTTTAACCGGTACTGGTGTAGATGGAAATCCGTGGAAGATTTCATGGAGAGCCAAGCTGCAAGGACGTGATGGTGTGGGCGTTGGTGAAACATTACGTGATACTGGCCGCCTAATGAATTCCTACACACACAATGTTCTTTCAAGCGGTGTGGAGGTGGGTACAGATGTGGCGTACGCACCTCATCTGCATTACGGCGCAACCATCCTGCCCAAGAATGGCCAATACATTACTTTTGCAGTGGGTGGTCAATATCGGAAAGTTAAGCAGTCAGTTTTACCACCACGGACCCAGCTCGGTATTAATGCTGAAGATGAGGTCATGATTTTGGATATTGTCGGGAGTTTTATCGATGAGCACCTTCTTCGCGGTACGTGA
- a CDS encoding phage minor head protein has protein sequence MQPVTFLEALRFAHSKKIVLPDEFYSMDLKTRQMATTVSFLSSLEQIETVIKAVNKSIADGGTFKDFQKLIEESEIILPKHYLDNVFRTNIQNAYGHGRWQQQQRNKAKRPYLMYSAINDSRVRPAHLALNRIVLPIDHSFWLTHYPPLGFRCRCTVIALTEKQALKYGITPDDQLPEIAEALDWSSHPLQFGELESLVDKKISASSLDKEYLLEQKEVIKAEWTASKKLTSLFAPMDAKTRDLFDTVANTVMPLDPSIRPSAIRTFLDYVQGNDAALSGYLNSATSSLADDVLKRWLVDDMKAIQVVASNTASTVVGAATLNQVAAYQVGQKVRLNAPLLMADTASDIVIKIENAKGLGIDLDMLNAGNGVLMPMGLSFEVVSIEVVEGQMVYTLKPLLN, from the coding sequence ATGCAACCAGTCACATTCCTTGAGGCACTTCGGTTTGCTCACAGTAAAAAAATCGTGCTGCCTGATGAGTTTTATTCAATGGATCTAAAGACCCGGCAGATGGCAACTACGGTTAGTTTTCTATCGAGTCTTGAGCAAATTGAGACTGTCATCAAGGCAGTGAATAAATCCATTGCCGACGGCGGTACCTTTAAAGATTTCCAGAAGCTCATTGAAGAATCTGAAATCATTCTGCCAAAGCACTATCTGGATAATGTATTTCGTACCAATATCCAAAATGCTTATGGACATGGACGATGGCAACAGCAGCAACGGAATAAAGCTAAACGACCTTACTTGATGTATTCGGCTATCAATGATAGTCGGGTGCGTCCTGCTCATTTAGCTTTGAATCGTATCGTACTGCCGATTGATCATTCATTCTGGCTGACACACTATCCGCCCTTGGGCTTTCGTTGCCGGTGCACCGTGATTGCCTTAACTGAGAAGCAGGCATTGAAATACGGCATTACGCCAGATGATCAGTTGCCAGAAATAGCTGAAGCCTTAGATTGGAGTTCTCATCCATTGCAGTTTGGTGAACTTGAATCGTTGGTAGATAAAAAGATCAGTGCTTCATCCTTAGATAAAGAATATCTCCTCGAGCAGAAAGAGGTCATTAAGGCTGAATGGACGGCGAGTAAAAAGCTCACCAGTCTGTTTGCTCCGATGGATGCTAAAACCCGGGATCTATTCGACACGGTGGCCAATACAGTAATGCCACTTGATCCAAGTATTCGGCCAAGTGCGATCCGTACCTTTCTAGACTATGTGCAAGGAAATGATGCCGCACTGTCTGGTTATTTAAACTCTGCTACAAGCTCACTGGCTGATGATGTTTTGAAACGATGGTTAGTTGATGACATGAAAGCCATTCAAGTCGTGGCAAGCAATACAGCTTCAACCGTGGTGGGTGCTGCGACACTTAATCAAGTAGCGGCTTATCAGGTAGGGCAAAAAGTTCGATTGAATGCGCCGTTGCTGATGGCTGATACGGCTTCAGATATCGTAATCAAGATTGAGAATGCAAAAGGTTTAGGTATTGATCTGGATATGTTGAATGCTGGCAACGGCGTTCTCATGCCAATGGGATTGTCTTTTGAGGTGGTTTCGATTGAGGTGGTTGAAGGGCAGATGGTTTATACACTAAAGCCTTTGTTGAATTAG
- a CDS encoding DUF935 family protein → MAKSKNKQKETKPKSAGLLTEVAVEKLAFSMGRAADVDEVLRKAGVTRQRLSVLMADDEISQAMETRLDSVINAPWRLKEDHGEQTEFLKEQVAYWHNEIITGAWEACPFGYSVMEANYQVLEDGRFTLNGIQVKPLEWFEPKNNGELIYREPQANTEINVFQKWPLKFFLTRRKPSFKQPYGDPLLSKLYWLWFFRTNSTKFWVKFLERFGSPLLVGKVGGGSRTQDDIDAMTSALLNAHSQSVISIGSEDDVNTVGTNFSGAGSSAFEAFDTVLTRRIQKVVLGQTLTSGTDGKGSYSLGQVHENVRMDKRNSDLRMITPTFQDIVDAICFLNGFEKHTIILGGEQDLNVKVVERDLKLKELGVDFTDQYVMETYGIKPEHFKMRSEQIPANTQFSALPHQAFNFKASANKLSPEQQEVEELTDAQDELQLLKPDQVKELIFKSDSPEALAYNLMQLIPGATQTQFTANLDQALYAADVLGYVTAQNGK, encoded by the coding sequence ATGGCAAAATCCAAAAACAAGCAGAAAGAGACCAAGCCAAAATCAGCCGGTTTGTTGACCGAAGTTGCTGTTGAAAAACTGGCATTCAGTATGGGGCGTGCGGCTGATGTTGATGAGGTCTTGCGCAAGGCTGGGGTTACCCGACAGCGCTTAAGTGTGCTCATGGCAGATGATGAAATATCCCAGGCTATGGAAACCCGGCTTGATTCGGTGATTAATGCGCCATGGCGATTGAAAGAGGATCATGGGGAGCAAACCGAGTTTTTAAAGGAGCAGGTTGCTTATTGGCACAATGAAATTATCACCGGTGCATGGGAAGCATGCCCATTTGGCTACTCAGTCATGGAGGCCAATTACCAGGTTCTTGAGGATGGCAGGTTTACACTTAATGGCATTCAAGTGAAGCCACTTGAGTGGTTTGAGCCAAAGAATAACGGTGAACTAATTTATCGTGAGCCACAGGCCAATACAGAAATCAATGTATTTCAGAAGTGGCCATTAAAGTTCTTTTTAACTCGACGCAAGCCTTCATTCAAACAACCCTATGGCGATCCACTACTATCAAAGCTGTATTGGTTATGGTTCTTTAGAACAAACTCCACTAAGTTTTGGGTTAAGTTCTTAGAGCGATTTGGATCTCCGTTACTTGTGGGTAAGGTGGGTGGCGGCAGTCGAACCCAAGATGATATTGATGCCATGACCTCGGCATTACTGAATGCCCACTCGCAGTCGGTTATTTCGATTGGCTCGGAAGATGATGTAAATACAGTAGGTACAAACTTCTCGGGTGCTGGTAGTTCTGCATTTGAGGCATTTGATACTGTTTTAACGCGCCGTATTCAAAAGGTTGTATTAGGTCAGACCCTCACATCGGGAACTGATGGAAAGGGAAGCTATAGTCTTGGCCAAGTGCATGAAAATGTACGGATGGATAAGCGTAATTCAGACTTACGCATGATCACCCCGACCTTTCAGGATATTGTTGATGCAATTTGCTTCCTAAATGGATTTGAAAAGCACACGATTATTTTGGGTGGTGAGCAAGACCTGAATGTAAAAGTAGTTGAGCGTGACTTAAAGCTGAAAGAGTTGGGTGTTGATTTTACTGATCAGTATGTAATGGAGACTTATGGCATCAAGCCCGAGCACTTCAAAATGCGTTCAGAGCAGATTCCAGCTAATACCCAGTTTAGTGCTTTACCTCACCAGGCATTCAACTTTAAGGCATCAGCAAACAAGCTTTCACCAGAGCAGCAGGAAGTTGAAGAGCTGACTGATGCACAGGATGAATTGCAGCTACTGAAACCGGATCAGGTCAAAGAATTGATATTCAAATCTGATAGTCCTGAAGCTCTGGCTTATAACTTGATGCAATTAATACCTGGTGCAACTCAGACACAGTTCACGGCCAATCTGGACCAAGCTTTGTATGCTGCGGATGTATTGGGGTATGTGACGGCGCAAAATGGGAAGTAA
- a CDS encoding DNA adenine methylase has translation MHHPLIRYHGGKFRIAHWIISQMPNHTCYTEVFGGAAGVLLQKPRAYAEVYNDLDGDIVNLFKVLRSSSSREKLIEQLILTPYSREEFENSWGITEDSVERARRTIIRAQMGFGSAGATKGITGFRIDTKRQYGTAQSLWTTYPEHLSQIGQRLSGVLIENRPAIQVLKDHDAPSTLHYVDPPYVHETRYDGAKNGRIYRHEMDDKDHLDLLNRLLELEGMVMLSGYQSDLYEDLLKGWQKVEIKARISSGRGTDTRIECLWMNPAAAQPDLFGGAA, from the coding sequence ATGCATCATCCTTTAATCCGGTACCACGGTGGAAAGTTCCGTATTGCTCACTGGATCATTTCTCAAATGCCAAATCATACTTGCTACACAGAAGTGTTTGGAGGAGCAGCTGGAGTTCTTCTGCAGAAGCCACGAGCGTACGCGGAGGTCTATAACGACCTTGATGGTGACATCGTAAATCTTTTTAAGGTACTTCGAAGTTCTAGCTCGAGAGAAAAGCTGATTGAACAATTGATTCTAACTCCGTACAGCCGTGAAGAATTTGAGAACTCTTGGGGGATCACGGAAGACTCAGTGGAACGTGCACGTCGTACGATCATCCGTGCTCAGATGGGCTTTGGGTCTGCCGGTGCAACTAAAGGTATTACAGGTTTTCGGATTGATACCAAGCGCCAGTACGGCACAGCTCAATCATTATGGACAACTTATCCAGAACATCTAAGTCAGATTGGCCAGAGATTGAGTGGCGTGCTCATTGAGAACCGTCCGGCAATCCAGGTGCTTAAGGACCATGATGCACCAAGTACTTTGCATTATGTAGATCCGCCATATGTGCATGAGACACGTTATGACGGTGCCAAAAATGGCCGGATTTATCGTCATGAAATGGATGATAAAGATCATCTGGATCTGCTCAATAGATTACTCGAGCTAGAAGGAATGGTCATGCTGTCCGGGTATCAATCAGACTTGTATGAAGATCTATTGAAAGGCTGGCAGAAGGTAGAGATCAAAGCCCGTATCTCATCCGGTCGCGGGACTGATACCAGAATTGAGTGCTTATGGATGAATCCAGCTGCTGCTCAACCAGACTTATTTGGGGGTGCCGCATGA
- a CDS encoding DUF559 domain-containing protein, translating into MTSYSIAEYKKMVKATRPKGRSKRPKVKGEKVPNEFEVKLARELKTLKIEFEQEFEFHPDRKWKADFHLVDKKILVEVEGGIWSGGRHTRGKGYIGDMEKYNAATMMGFQVIRFSTDQVKSGHAIQQIEKMVGDLG; encoded by the coding sequence ATGACCAGCTACTCAATCGCTGAATACAAGAAGATGGTGAAAGCCACCAGACCGAAAGGGCGCTCCAAGCGTCCTAAGGTGAAAGGCGAAAAAGTACCGAATGAGTTTGAGGTGAAACTGGCCCGAGAACTAAAGACTTTAAAAATTGAGTTTGAGCAGGAATTTGAGTTTCACCCGGATCGTAAGTGGAAAGCAGATTTTCACTTAGTAGACAAAAAGATATTGGTTGAGGTTGAAGGTGGGATCTGGAGTGGTGGAAGACATACCAGAGGCAAGGGGTATATCGGGGACATGGAAAAATATAACGCCGCAACAATGATGGGTTTTCAGGTAATACGGTTTAGTACAGATCAAGTGAAGTCAGGTCACGCGATACAGCAAATTGAGAAGATGGTAGGGGATTTGGGATGA
- a CDS encoding putative metallopeptidase, giving the protein MEQQFRPFPPTELIDQAEEEEAIRLAPAPELKEWVVNNWLTLGGELHNPDHDHIAELLHDNEEFLAFAWASSAAVAKKRMVLGQCEKVMFNVGGWKKARQEQQMRDWFGFVPQYLITVDAAFCEQASDREFCRLIEHELYHIGVERDEDGEIIYSDMTGLPKHYLAGHDVEVFFGEVKRWGADESVKRLLEIAKNAPFVSETSIAACCGNCVIG; this is encoded by the coding sequence ATGGAACAACAATTCAGACCATTCCCGCCGACGGAGCTGATTGATCAGGCTGAGGAAGAGGAAGCTATTCGCTTGGCACCTGCGCCAGAGCTTAAAGAATGGGTCGTGAATAACTGGCTTACTTTAGGTGGTGAGTTACATAACCCTGATCATGATCATATTGCTGAATTACTGCATGACAATGAAGAGTTCCTTGCATTCGCCTGGGCTTCATCTGCCGCCGTAGCGAAAAAACGTATGGTGTTAGGCCAATGTGAAAAGGTCATGTTTAACGTAGGTGGCTGGAAGAAAGCACGCCAAGAACAACAGATGCGGGACTGGTTTGGCTTTGTACCTCAATACCTGATTACTGTAGATGCTGCTTTCTGTGAACAGGCTTCAGATCGTGAGTTTTGTCGACTGATTGAACATGAGTTGTATCACATCGGAGTTGAACGCGATGAAGACGGTGAAATCATTTATAGCGATATGACCGGTCTGCCTAAGCATTATTTGGCTGGCCATGACGTTGAAGTATTCTTTGGTGAAGTTAAGCGTTGGGGTGCAGACGAATCTGTAAAACGGCTTCTGGAAATTGCCAAGAATGCGCCGTTTGTATCTGAAACAAGTATTGCTGCGTGTTGTGGGAACTGTGTGATTGGTTAA
- a CDS encoding major capsid protein, translating into MPQSFNLEGTPLELLDVGELALIHSNYRPMDTWLLDKLFPNRPLFNRDDVPLAEVSAEHDLAPLVSPQQPGKPFDTTQSGEVRHVKPAYYKPKNQVTPAETFEIALLERLRTAGIISTGNQRLSEQEQMIIAQISVMKRNHDAIDNSVLMMAIDLLKNGKYALHSDDYEYNLVDYRRDASLTFTPLTKWNEVGAKPVTDIRTMLERQLAADGGEAKLSVMSGLVWAALWNNEEFKKEFITPYAGISVPVNPSFGVKESATFKGTFDGIEFWVYDATYRNKGKVNRFIPKDYFSLISDTNGSVAHCKIKNMLANGVAQQYFDRQWYCEDPSGIMLMTESAPLVVPSNKNGVVGGTGFITL; encoded by the coding sequence ATGCCACAGTCTTTTAATCTTGAGGGCACTCCGCTCGAACTTCTTGATGTGGGTGAACTCGCACTGATTCACTCGAATTACCGTCCGATGGATACCTGGCTTTTAGACAAGCTTTTCCCAAATCGCCCGTTATTCAACCGTGATGATGTACCTTTGGCTGAAGTATCTGCCGAACATGATCTGGCGCCGCTGGTATCTCCGCAACAGCCTGGTAAGCCATTTGATACTACTCAATCTGGTGAAGTACGCCATGTTAAACCGGCTTACTACAAGCCAAAGAACCAAGTCACTCCGGCTGAAACTTTTGAAATTGCCTTGCTGGAACGTTTACGTACCGCAGGTATCATCTCTACTGGCAACCAGCGATTGTCTGAGCAAGAGCAAATGATCATTGCTCAAATCTCGGTAATGAAGCGTAACCATGATGCGATTGATAACTCGGTCCTCATGATGGCAATTGATTTACTGAAAAATGGTAAATACGCGCTTCACTCGGATGATTATGAATACAACCTGGTGGATTACCGTCGTGATGCATCTTTAACATTTACGCCGTTAACCAAGTGGAATGAAGTTGGTGCTAAACCAGTAACTGATATCCGCACTATGCTTGAACGTCAATTGGCGGCTGATGGTGGTGAAGCTAAGCTATCTGTTATGTCTGGCTTGGTTTGGGCAGCTCTCTGGAACAATGAAGAGTTTAAGAAAGAGTTCATCACGCCGTATGCCGGTATTTCTGTTCCAGTGAATCCAAGTTTTGGTGTTAAGGAATCGGCGACCTTCAAAGGTACTTTTGATGGAATCGAATTCTGGGTATATGACGCAACCTACCGCAACAAGGGCAAGGTGAATCGTTTTATTCCTAAGGATTACTTCTCTTTGATCTCTGATACCAATGGTTCAGTTGCTCACTGTAAGATTAAAAACATGTTGGCCAACGGCGTTGCTCAGCAATACTTTGATCGTCAGTGGTACTGCGAAGATCCAAGCGGAATCATGCTGATGACTGAATCTGCTCCACTGGTTGTGCCGTCTAATAAGAACGGCGTCGTTGGTGGTACTGGCTTTATCACCCTATAA